CGAGCTCTAGCGATAAACGGAGGTCCCGAACCCCAAGGGCGCTGCGAGTCCTGGCTTCCTTGGCCTCCACGGGAAGCAAGCCAGTTGCGCCGTCTTTGGCGATTTCACCGCGCGTGAAGGCAAGCTCTTCACGCTCGAGTTGTTGCTTATATGATCGTTTCATCATGCCGTTGATGGTACCAGAAGGACCATTGCATCGTGTTCGGGAAAACACTACTGAAAGTACCTCCTTGACGAACGTTTCGGTAGCTATTGCCATGAACTCGGCGCATGCGACACCCGCACCATTAACGACCGACTCTTCGTAGCAAATAGGTGTCATTCGGGCGTGTATCGATTCAGCGTCCGGAAATTCACCGGTCTCCGAGGCGAGCGGCTGCACATACCGTTTTCGGACTTCTAACTCCCAGTCTAAAACACCCATATTGGTAAGCCTCGGCCGAAAGTCAAGCCGTACATGATTCTACTTACTTGTCATGTTTAGACCACCCGCGCTTGCTGGAACCTGACTTGGCAGTTTTATCTGTTTGGCCAAATGGTACTCCTCCAATTCGTTGCGTACTGCATCGTGGGGGTCGCGCTGGTGCAAACACTTATGGTCAGTCTTCCCTGATTCATTCGAGATTTCACAGCTAAGAAATGATTGTAGCATACCTCTGGAATCGCTTTAATCCGCCGGCGATCTCTTGGTGGTAATTGCATTACCTCCGTCTTGAGTCGCTGTTCAGCAGCATCCCCGGAGGTGGGCTTCGACACGACAGACGGCTTGTCGTTCGCCGATACCCAACTAGCAACTCCATGATCAGGGAGATCTCTGGTGAGATTGGCAATGATCGCGCATATGAAATTATTGTGTAGATGTTCGGTTTTTGGATCGGCGCATATTATAGGATCGATCCGTGATGAGAGTTCATCTTGATTCAATTGCCCTACAATAAGAGAAACACCACTTAGTGAATTGTGCTGTACATACTATTGCAGAAAGAATTATATTGTGTTAGCCACATACCTAGTAAAAAGAGCGTGATGGCCTCCTTGTACTCAGCCCAGTTGGCGCCGATTCGGCTTTTGAGTTCAAGATAGGGAGGCCCCAAGTCCAACCGCGACACAGATATCAACGCTTTAGATTTCTGCGTAGGTGCCGCGTTTCTCGATGGAGGGACAGCGGACGCAgagtcttctgctgctcgatTCAAGGCCGCTAGGTCGATCTGCTGCATGGTCGGAGATGTGAGGCTCACGGGGACGCGACGGGCTGCGCGAAGCCGAGAAGGCAGACGATTAGAGCTtcatgaagaaaaagacatTCCAAAACGTGTGGAAAGCCAGAAAATATGCACTAGACGATGGAAAGGCTGAGAAATAGATTGAATCGCGATGGAAAACGCCGAAGAGAGATAGACGAGGTTAGATGGGTTGAAGGAGAACGTCTGGGGGTGCATTCATGATCTCTCCCCGCCAAACTTACTCCAGGCGAATTACGATAAAGTCTACGCGGTACAGTTTCAGTCAACGATTATTCTTTTTCACTCTAGGCATAAAGTTTTACTGCGCTCTCATCGAGGACCCCAAAAAGTCGTCCAATCTCTTCTGATATTCTCTCAATTTCCTTCGACAATTGTCCAGTCACCAGCACTGTCTCAAATATTAGGCCTGCTATAGGTGCATAACCGTTGAACAAGACATACCGTATGCATAGAGCAGTGAATAATCTTCATCTGTCGAAGACTTGGATATTTCCCAATTCTTACGGTAGTGGAAAAGACGGGCGAGAAGTCGGTCTCTTGCATGCTCAACGTTGGGCAGGTTATCGACTAAGGGATATTCCATTTTCATGGACGACGCCATGACTAAAACAAGAGTTAGTTAAAGAGCTTACGAAAGTTCGCACGACTCACAAGACAGCAGATGGCTAATGCGAGATGACAAATGTCGTCTCTCAGAGACGGTATAATCAAGAATGGCTAGCTCGCCTTGCGAAGCAGTCATGTTCTTGGCCAGCTCAAGGTTCATAGCCACAAAAGCATTAACCATGTTTCGTGTGTGCGCAAGAAGATTAGTATACACAGCGTCCGGAAAAGCTTGCTTAAGCTGAAACTCGGATCGTGCAGACACCTGGAGAGACTCGAGGTGGGCTAGGAATCGCTCAACCTCAAGCTTATCCCTTGCAGTCATGAATTCAGTTTGCTGCTTGGAACTGTGAGTTGCAGAGAGCGGGCCAGATTTCCAGATTAAGCTCAACCGAAGCCATAACAGCGCGAGCCCGTCCTTCAATCTCTTCCGTGCACTAATGGGCCATATCAGCCGCGTGATGATAATACCCCAGATGCAACCAGAGAACACGGCCACGACCCGATGGAGCGCTATTTCAGTAATGACGGGACTATCTCCGCCCTCGTCCTGGTCATCCTGGCCGTCTTGCTGGGTGAGTGAATATGCGTACAAGACCGAGAGATTATATGTAAGCATAATAAAGCGGCCCATCGGGCCTTGACGTTTGACGATAATGATGTAGGACGTCCAAGTAGCCATCATCAGGCCTGAAAAGGCGAGGCCGAGCGCATTCCCGTCAGTGATATACCATGACAGGATGGCGCAAACTGCGCCGAGACATGTTCCCAGAAAACGTGCATAGCCAGTGGTATTTGAGGCACCGATAGTCATAGAGCAAACCAGCATGTAGGACAGCAGACCCCATTCTCCTCGCCAATGTGAATAAATGGGTCGAGTGGATGTGATAAAGGAAGGACAGGCATAGAGAGCTGCACCAGTCCCTACCTTAATCGCGAATTTCATATCATCGCGTCGAAACACGCTGAGTGATCTCCAGATTTGGTACCCGATCCTGGTCTTCGCAAACGGTTTCTTAAATTCGGGAGCGCTATTTTGAAGCTGTGAAGAGCTGTACGAGGGTTGTGGAATAGCAATTGAGTTCCGCAAAGGGCTCGACTCTATTAGTGGTTGGTCTGAGTCTTCGTCAGTCAAGCCCCCTCGCAAAGCAACAATAGGTTAGTCTAGGTACTTACCGGCGaatcttcttcgctcaaGGTCATTTTTACGCCAGAATTTCAACCAATTCCAAGATCTTCCATGGGGTCGCTCTTCAGACTCGAGCTGTAGCTCATCCAATATTGCGAGCAACTCCTTTAACTGTTCGCCGAACTCCAAAAGCGAAAAGCTGAAATGCCCACAACTGGCGGCGACCTCTTCCAGGTCTGCTTCGATTTCCAGGGTCTTAACCTTGAAGATATCTTTCTCCCGGTATATAGATTTCAGCGCTTCCTCTCGAGATGCCTTGTAAAGCTCAAGAGCACGGTCTAAGCTAGTGATGAACCTGCTGTCCACAGTGACTTTATAGCTGGGGGCCGGTCCGAAAGGTATTTCCTTGAATATCTCCTTTAGCGTGAAAGCAAGTGATCTCTTCCAAAGGTTAGTACGGGTCTCTCGTCTTCGTATCCGTTAAAACTCACCATGGATGGTCCCAAATGGTCTATAAAAATAGCGAAAATATctgcaggaagaagagctgcactAGCCTCAGATTCAGAAGTCTGCCTACGACTTAGGGTTGGCCTCAGGACATCGGGTTCTGATATATCGTCTTCCGGCCTTTCGTCAATTGGTTCCAAATAAGGTCGATCCTCGGCCATTGACCATGGACTGATTGACCGGCAAACGTCAACTCCTTGATGGGATAACCCTATGCTTTGTGGCTGCGGTGAACCAAAAGGCTTTGTCTGCTTAAGCAGCTGGAACTGCATTGATGCAGCACTGCGCAAGCCTCCCAAGTTGTGAGTTATATCCTGTACCCAGCGAACGAGGTTCTTTTCCAACCTATACTCCTTCTCAGTTCCTCTCACATAGTGCTCGAGCTTAGCTTCTTTGACGAGAGAGTCGAGCTGGCCGTATGCTTTTTTATGTTGCGCAGCTGCATTGACAAATTCTGCAGTTtggagctcttcttctgagccGCTCAGAAAGCTCTCTGTGATCAAAGCCAACATCGTTGCCATGGTCTCGGTGGCACTGGTGAGATTTGACCGCAATTTCTTCCGCGCAGATATGGGAAATATTAAGAATGATACAGTCATTGTGGCAGAGACCCCCATGATAATCATTTTCAAGACGTGTGAAATTTTCGTAAACGATAAATCTCCGGCTTGCACTGCACCTTCTTTTGTCAAGACACTAATCGTCGAAAGTGAAGCCAGAGAGCATGCAACGTTGACGAGGGGGTCATTCAGCCTTTGCTTCGTCCAACCGATGAAACCAAGTCCGCCCCCGCAGAACACTATAAGAACAATGGCGTGCCCCAGTGGTAGCAAGTGTAGTGTGTCTTGGAAGAACATTTCAACGCACATACTTGTGATCGAGATAAAAGCCGTGTAGATGAAGGCCAAACAAGCACAGACCAAAGCCTTGAACATACTCCCCTGCGATCGAGCTGGGTGGAAGTATACCGTTATGGTTGCGACCATGTGCTTGCTATCCTGGTGACCAAGCAGCGCCGTGAGGATTGGAACGAAGGTTGCCAGAGATCCAAGCAAATAAGCCAGGCTGCATTTTAGAACGCCTATCCCAGGCTCCGATGTAACGAACCGCCGCAGTAAGGTCCATTGTTCCTCGAGTTTCCCTCTCACGCGTCGAACGACGCCCTCGGCAGCTGGAGGTAGCTCCCCTGATAAAAGCCCACGCCGTTCTTCATTGTCGCGGTGGCCGTCGGAATTGTGGTGCGAATTCCGTAGTTGCACCAGGCCTTTCAAGCGCTGGCCGGTCTTTGGGAGGATAAAGGTCGCCTGGCGAAGCTAGAGACGAAATTATGTGATCAGCCAGGCGCACCTCAATAATGCTGTATAGCTTGCGCTTTACCGTTTGGGAGCGGAAGAATCGTTGGGAGCTGCTCGACAAATTCCCAGACACAGACATGttctcatctcatcttcggTGGTTCTCTCCCTGGAGCTCTACGGATCAGTCCTGCcgaaggaagctgaaagAAGCTGCGCGTTCCTGGATTTGAGCCCGACTGGTCGGTGCTTCGGCCTTTGTTTGCAGCAACGCCCAACCACGACGTAACCACGTTTACCTAATGCCACGGAATAATTGTCTTTCAAACACGCACCTTCTCAACTTATAGGTTTATGTTTATATACTCTTAAAGTGACTCATAGATAACTATACCAGTCTGCGTCTATTATTTCAGTCCTTCAACCTTCCATACCTTGACCGCCGCATCGGCCCCAGCGGAGGCAACCTTGGAGCCCCCAGCAATCCATGCCACGCCATTAACACCCTCTTTGTGAGCATTGGACACTTGCAGCCAGTCGCCTGGATTTGTCAAGCTCCAAACGAAAATATTGGTATCTAACGCTCCGCTGACGATGTGAGCGCCGTTGTCGTTCCATGCAATAGAGGTTATCCGAGACGTGTGTGCAGTCCAACGATCATTCACCAAGCTGCCGTCCGCCACCTTGTAGACTAGCACGCGACCGCGCGAGTCACCAATAGCTAATTTGGAACCATCTGGCGAAAATGCCATAGCCGATACCACGTCGCGCGACGCCTTGAAATCATGTTTGGGCGTTAAGGAAGTTCCAGCAATGTCGCAAATCTGAACAGTCGAATCGTCTCCTCCAATTGCTGCTATACTGCCGTGAGCCGCTACAGCAGTGACAGAGAAGTTTGGTTTGAAATCGCCGACTTTCTGGCCATCCCTGTGAATCTCGATGCTTTCGGCATTTGCCACCAGAACGGTCGTACCTCCGCCAGCGATTCCTTTGGGCTGTCCGGACAGCTTAGAAGAACTACCGGTATAAGTCTTGGCGCCGATGTCTAGAGAACGAATGGTATCGTCCCAGGCAACGCTGTAGAGCCTCCCAGCGCCTTCCTGGGTCGATGTCAGACCTGCAATATACGACGAAGAGCCATCTCCTTCGATCGTCTCGGCTTTCCCAGTAGGCACATCCCAGCCACACACCCTTCCATCAAAGCTTCCTGTCCATAGAGTTTCTTCTCCACTGCTAGATTCAAATGCAGTCAAGGATGTAATGTTCTTCTGGTGGCCCTGGATGATTTGTCTTGGTTCAGGTGTACCTTCGACAAGGTAGTTAAGGTCACCGCTTAATGACAGGCTGATGAGCAGGTTATCACTCCTGCCTGGAGGCCATACCACGCCGACTTGCTGATTCAGGAAGTTTTGGTTTCCCTCACCTCCAATGTTCCAATTCTGGGTGACCTTGCCTGCTTCCGCGTCCCAGATTTTGACAGTTTTGTCAGCACTGGCGGTGACGAACTTACGCGAATCCTTCGACCATGACACCGCGAAGATGCTTCCCTTGtgctccccttctccaatcTGCCCCTTAACCTCCCCGGATTTTCCATCGTATAACCAGATCTTCCTGTCAGCACCAACGCTGACCAACGTAGAGCCATCGGGGCTGAAGCCAACGCCATAGATGTAATTGGTGTGTTTGTCTCGGATGCCAGTGTTGAATTTAAATGGCGCGCCGTGATAAAAGACTACATTCTTATCGTCACCGGCGGCAGCTGCGCGCAGCGGGCGCTGTTGGCGGATTGAAACGGCATTGATCGCTTGAGTGTGTCCACTTATTTCGCCCACAGTATTTCCGCTATCCCAAGTAATGCAGTGACCATATCTTTGCTTTCCGTCTCCGACTGCGATAATCCGCTGTGAATCACCGTCCCAAGCAAGATCGTTTATTCGGCCATTCACAATGCTGTATTCGCCCTTCGTGATGCCTTCGCCAACGCAATCCCACACTCTAACAACACCGCTAGCATCTCCGCTAGCAACATAGAATCCTGATGGTGCGAAGCGGGCGACTGTTGTCTGCACCTTATGCTCGGTGTACTGACGAGCGACAGCGGGGTCATCTATggagcggaggaagatggattTATTTGACTGTTCGTAAAGACATCTCTCGGGTCAGACAGGTGTTTAAGCATGGCCTAAGAGAGCTCGGCAGGGGTGCTATAATATACCGCGTAAGCGAGACGTTCGCCTTTAGCATCGGAAGAAAGCTGGGTGGGTTGACCCCTCGTGGTGGAGGGGCTGGCGGCCCAGATTGCCTCTTAAGAACAAGGGTTAGCGGACAAGTTGGTGATGAGGTCTACAATAAGGGCTGACCATTTATGATTGACATGTCACAAAAGCTAGATAGAGGGAGTAAAAATGGTTGATGTGATAAACAAAGCAAAAGGCGGGGGCGTGAGAGATGGGTGAGACCGAGTAGGAGCTCTGTTTACGGAGGTTACCACTACCCGCTTGGATGCCTGGCGTGGGCTAGATCGTCATAGTGCAACTACACCAGTTGTCATCGTTATCGTTATATAGGCATCATATGAAACAAAGAGAAATGGAACTGGGAACTTTGTACATTTATTGGTTTTTTGGTATACCTGATGGATTAACTCGATATTTCCACAAAGTGTAGGTGATTGATATAGTACATTGCTCTGTAATGCCAGCATTCATCTTGATAACAAAAGGGAATAGAACATCGTTTCATGAGAAAGCTCGGTCTGCTTCAAGTAGAGGAGCATCATGCACTTCTCTCAGAATCCGCCATCAGTCCTGAACTTTATCTCCGCGAGAATCTCTGGATGACGGTGAACACTCGGCATTAAGCCAACACCAATAGCTCTTCGGATTGCCTTCGCAAGCTTCCGCTGGTTCACGCCCCGTAGGCCGGTCACTTTTCTGTGTTTGATACGTCCCATATCGGTCATATATTCGGACATAATGGAAAAGTTCTGGAAGGCAAACAAGATGATTAGCCCAGTTTTCCAATCGTTGACTACTGCCACCTTACGGCCAGTGCGTACCTTATAGACATCCAGAGGGTTCAGATTGACGGCATCAAAGACGTCTGAAGTTGGAGGGTTGCGCTTgttccatttcttcatctcggcAGGGCTGAGATCATGAGGGGCATATATATCACCAGCCTTCCATTCGCGCGTCTGAAATTTTTCCATGAGTCGGTTTTCCCTAAGcgtcctctcctcttcaatggCTCGCTGGCGGTTTGTCTGGCGGCGGAGCGGCAATCTCTGCGCTGCTATATTTTGGGCAGGTAAGTAATAGTTCAAAGTTTTTGGTGATACAGTCAAAAGATGGACCAGGAAAAGGCAGAAGGCGTACCAGGGGCTGGTCTAGCCGGGCGTATGAGATTCTCGAGCTCGTTTGCGACACTTTTAGACGTGGTTGAGTTGGAGCGGCAAGCCAATCGCACAACCGATGGAAATGCCCGTAATGGcgacgaggaaagaagcggaagagTCATCTTTACCAGCAAGCTGCGTTGCACTTGGAGGTGAAATGATTGAAGGATGGGAGATGGATCAATAGTGATCGCCGACGATTTCTCTTCGGGACGCCAAGACCTCCCGCATTTTTcggacgagctggaagctcCGTCACCTCCGTCGTTCACACTCTCCCCCCTTGACCCTCAAGTGGACAATTCCGCCACGGCCATTAGAGCTGGCAATTTACAAAATTTGCGCTTGGAGCCAATGTCGTACACGCGACAAATACCTGCGTTCCAGGTTAACATGCAGTCCCAACTCACGCGGAGGGTTTTTCGAGCCATTCTCAACAACGAGCCGCTATCCTCATCTAAATGTCAAAACCGATGCATACATACCGTCCGGCTATCTAGGTCTCGGAAGGTGGCATCAGGGCCTTCTTACGTCCAGCGACGCGGATTGTTCGCTTTCAATTTCAATCCCCCGACTGCTCCGCCGTCGTCGACATTGCCTTCCGAGGTTGGGCTGAAGCCAATGCGCGATTTGCTTGTATCATTACGGAGCAAAAGCAGACAACCGGAGGTTGATACTCTAGCGAAGGCTTTCCAAGATTTTTTCGAAACCCGTGCTGGGGAGCCAGGAGTTATCACACAATTTCAAGCGCAGCTGATCAGTACGACGTGGTATCATTTGCAGTCTCTTGAGGAATCTCTAGATTCAGAGGAATGGCAGAGGGTTTTCTCCAACGAGAGCTTGGAAAACGTTCTGTATGTGTTGTCCAAAGCGGAATGCCTACCTCAGGCGCACGGAGTGATACGGTTATTTGCCCGTTCTGTGTTCCAAGCGCTCTGCGATAACCCCGACATCGGGCGAGACGGACTCCATCAAGGCGCAATAATTTCCTACATTGATATTCAGGCCATCTACGGTGACCCCGCCGAGGCGCGGCAGACTGTTGAGAAATTCTGGGGTAGCCTGCGTAAAGTCAGTCCTTCACCTTGGCTGGCGGTAATAAGGGGATTCGCGCTGCTGAGTGATGATAAACAGCAAATCAAGCGGGTTGTCAAGAGAATTGGCGAGTACGGCGTCTCTTTTGATTCGGCTTCACAAAAAGACCTGATTCAGTTCCTTATCGAACAAGATCTCCTTGATGCGGTCAAAGTGGTTTATGAATGCCCATTGTCTGATCCTGAAGGACCCAGTATATCGACAAAGCTGGCCGCCATAAAATATGCTATAATGAAAACCGACACTGCTTGGGCGCAGCCTATCTATGAGTCTCTTCCGTCCGACAGCGCCTCGGAAAGCATCGGGATTCGAC
This sequence is a window from Aspergillus nidulans FGSC A4 chromosome IV. Protein-coding genes within it:
- a CDS encoding TADA1 family protein (transcript_id=CADANIAT00000538), whose protein sequence is MQQIDLAALNRAAEDSASAVPPSRNAAPTQKSKALISVSRLDLGPPYLELKSRIGANWAEYKEAITLFLLGQLNQDELSSRIDPIICADPKTEHLHNNFICAIIANLTRDLPDHGVASWVSANDKPSVVSKPTSGDAAEQRLKTEVMQLPPRDRRRIKAIPERDPHDAVRNELEEYHLAKQIKLPSQVPASAGGLNMTNWELEVRKRYVQPLASETGEFPDAESIHARMTPICYEESVVNGAGVACAEFMAIATETFVKEVLSVVFSRTRCNGPSGTINGMMKRSYKQQLEREELAFTRGEIAKDGATGLLPVEAKEARTRSALGVRDLRLSLELGSGVLSHMPLLVDQIMGGYFEDELEADRRGRTDTNGTEPTDMDEMDVDEADWGWEGATAGDHQQLGTLLDECLAMAS
- a CDS encoding FUSC family protein (transcript_id=CADANIAT00000539), which gives rise to MVATITVYFHPARSQGSMFKALVCACLAFIYTAFISITSMCVEMFFQDTLHLLPLGHAIVLIVFCGGGLGFIGWTKQRLNDPLVNVACSLASLSTISVLTKEGAVQAGDLSFTKISHVLKMIIMGVSATMTVSFLIFPISARKKLRSNLTSATETMATMLALITESFLSGSEEELQTAEFVNAAAQHKKAYGQLDSLVKEAKLEHYVRGTEKEYRLEKNLVRWVQDITHNLGGLRSAASMQFQLLKQTKPFGSPQPQSIGLSHQGVDVCRSISPWSMAEDRPYLEPIDERPEDDISEPDVLRPTLSRRQTSESEASAALLPADIFAIFIDHLGPSMRSLAFTLKEIFKEIPFGPAPSYKVTVDSRFITSLDRALELYKASREEALKSIYREKDIFKVKTLEIEADLEEVAASCGHFSFSLLEFGEQLKELLAILDELQLESEERPHGRSWNWLKFWRKNDLERRRFADSDQPLIESSPLRNSIAIPQPSYSSSQLQNSAPEFKKPFAKTRIGYQIWRSLSVFRRDDMKFAIKVGTGAALYACPSFITSTRPIYSHWRGEWGLLSYMLVCSMTIGASNTTGYARFLGTCLGAVCAILSWYITDGNALGLAFSGLMMATWTSYIIIVKRQGPMGRFIMLTYNLSVLYAYSLTQQDGQDDQDEGGDSPVITEIALHRVVAVFSGCIWGIIITRLIWPISARKRLKDGLALLWLRLSLIWKSGPLSATHSSKQQTEFMTARDKLEVERFLAHLESLQVSARSEFQLKQAFPDAVYTNLLAHTRNMVNAFVAMNLELAKNMTASQGELAILDYTVSERRHLSSRISHLLSFMASSMKMEYPLVDNLPNVEHARDRLLARLFHYRKNWEISKSSTDEDYSLLYAYVLVTGQLSKEIERISEEIGRLFGVLDESAVKLYA
- a CDS encoding WD40 repeat domain-containing protein (transcript_id=CADANIAT00000540); its protein translation is MAIWAASPSTTRGQPTQLSSDAKGERLAYASNKSIFLRSIDDPAVARQYTEHKVQTTVARFAPSGFYVASGDASGVVRVWDCVGEGITKGEYSIVNGRINDLAWDGDSQRIIAVGDGKQRYGHCITWDSGNTVGEISGHTQAINAVSIRQQRPLRAAAAGDDKNVVFYHGAPFKFNTGIRDKHTNYIYGVGFSPDGSTLVSVGADRKIWLYDGKSGEVKGQIGEGEHKGSIFAVSWSKDSRKFVTASADKTVKIWDAEAGKVTQNWNIGGEGNQNFLNQQVGVVWPPGRSDNLLISLSLSGDLNYLVEGTPEPRQIIQGHQKNITSLTAFESSSGEETLWTGSFDGRVCGWDVPTGKAETIEGDGSSSYIAGLTSTQEGAGRLYSVAWDDTIRSLDIGAKTYTGSSSKLSGQPKGIAGGGTTVLVANAESIEIHRDGQKVGDFKPNFSVTAVAAHGSIAAIGGDDSTVQICDIAGTSLTPKHDFKASRDVVSAMAFSPDGSKLAIGDSRGRVLVYKVADGSLVNDRWTAHTSRITSIAWNDNGAHIVSGALDTNIFVWSLTNPGDWLQVSNAHKEGVNGVAWIAGGSKVASAGADAAVKVWKVEGLK
- a CDS encoding mitochondrial 37S ribosomal protein RSM18 (transcript_id=CADANIAT00000541), which produces MTLPLLSSSPLRAFPSVVRLACRSNSTTSKSVANELENLIRPARPAPAAQRLPLRRQTNRQRAIEEERTLRENRLMEKFQTREWKAGDIYAPHDLSPAEMKKWNKRNPPTSDVFDAVNLNPLDVYKNFSIMSEYMTDMGRIKHRKVTGLRGVNQRKLAKAIRRAIGVGLMPSVHRHPEILAEIKFRTDGGF